In Zingiber officinale cultivar Zhangliang chromosome 11B, Zo_v1.1, whole genome shotgun sequence, a single window of DNA contains:
- the LOC122033407 gene encoding uncharacterized protein LOC122033407: MLCLKAEALTNEMYSSHGVMLPANLGRSLQKVMHKVGKNRSEEPRCRRSRSDPSSCSSGDGTPSCSGLDASKSYDGTMEGRRHKMCNYRSQLEEEVSLPA, translated from the exons ATGCTGTGCCTGAAAGCGGAAGCTTTGACCAACGAGATGTATTCCTCCCATGGCGTCATGCTTCCGGCGAATCT GGGAAGATCGCTGCAGAAGGTGATGCACAAGGTGGGGAAGAATCGCAGTGAGGAACCACGGTGTCGGCGCTCACGCTCGGATCCGTCTTCGTGTTCCTCCGGTGATGGCACTCCGAGCTGTTCTGGTCTAGAT GCTAGCAAGAGTTATGATGGCACAATGGAAGGGAGGCGCCACAAAATGTGCAACTACAGATCTCAGCTCGAAGAGGAAGTAAGTTTACCAGCTTGA